ccccagccaacgattttaactgtattaagccccaaaatagtggcatacccctttaagaagtcCTATTATCTacatgtgaattcttgccatttaaacctctataaaaatgcattttgcaatgcaattcaatggaatgcccaatacagaaATGTCAAtgtcccaacattctataaaatggatatatttcattttggaaaagagctcttcaaatatactaatatataaatgtaatacaatatactaatataTAAATTGaatgtctaagtgttgaattaacacagcaatgttttttttactgtgagggGGGTTTCTGTTGAAGAAAAAAACGAGTAAGACACCAAGTAAGACATGGCCCTTGTTATAGATTAACTGTTACCAGGAATGACAATGACCAGCCATGTcatgatgtattactaaagggccaaaacataccaaggcggaacagaacggtcgcgggacgaacgcggtttctctgcttagtttcagctggtgtgtttttctctgcctttcacactgacagcgtcggtgtccgcggccagtcctgttcaaaaccctccccacaacCAAAGCTAGCATAGCACCGCccgtcgccggcgtgaaaaatacgctcgagttctattttccaaatgcagcgcggcgccaATGACGCCCGACtatcgccggttggtgtgtaaggacagatatgtttcaatgtattttcaccgacgccggtaaaaaacgtgaccgttccgcgacgctttaccgccctggtgtgtaagacccctaaaggtcctgtgcactgccatagtggtgttgtaccatggttaaaaaaaagctttttttttcaatgaccattacagcgTTGGTGGCAAGTGGTGGAACAGCACGCATTAAGGGGCTCTGCAATTATGAACACATACTCAAAAACGTCTTTGGTGTATTAGAGTGAATTAATGAGTGCAGTTACATGCATGGATTACTAGGATCTCAAATGGACTATTTTCAGTTGGCTATTCAGTTtaaactagggctgggtatcgcagccatgttcctgtatcgattcgattttgattcttagggctttgaatcaattcgattcaattcgattcgattcattccgaatcgattcaatccgttcccttcttggtgccaggatttcccccaaaagatgctgttgcctatttttatataaaaatgtcaaagggctgtggcttgacggtgttaacagattgctaatatgtaataagtaggcctaggcctaattgactaatacctattgggtattttccatagacctaaattaaacaaagagaacaaaaagaaaaagaacaaaaaaaaaagattttgtgccctgtgatcgattatgtgaattttaaatgaaattgatcgattatcgattaagtcgattattttacccagccctagtttaAACCATATGCCAGATGGGTCCAATTTAACCATGAAACCTCCCACACAAAAGTGTTAAATTGAATTGAGTTTCATTGTCCAACTCGTGTATAGTGTACTGAATGTAATTATTTTGCACATCTTGAGACTTTGTGACTGGGGGAGTGGGACCATTTGCAAGTGGGCTTTTACGCCCACAGACAGTGGACCCTATCGAGACAGTGTTTGTTGCCTTTCATTCAGAGTATCGCCTGATTTTTTGGTCATTCCCTTTAAAAATAAGAATTTAAAATCTAGTAGAATATATTGTACAGAATTGGGACAAAACGATGGTCCTTTAGAAGACAATAGTAAATGCATCTCTTTATTTCAGTTCAAGCTGATGCCTCACTGCCACTCTGTCCCTCTTCAAAGACAGCATTTGCCCCCATTTCTGCCAAAAGTGATGTTTAGCAATAGTTAACAAAGCACAACATTAAGTAAATGAATAATATTACTAGCTAAAATAATAAGTTGTATATTTTGTTGTAGTGTATCCAAATGTATATCCAAAATGAAGCTGCAAGGCTCCTGACAAGAACTAAGAGATTTGATTACATCATaagaacagtccaccgtgttgcAATAATAAAATTCTTCTccgacctgagatgagctcctcccaaCCTGTCTCGTCTTCGGACATGCATCCCAGTCAGCAACACGCGCGCGCGGCCCAAAATCCTTAGCATTAGCTTGGAAGTGACCAAATTAGACTAGTAAACTgacccaaaagttgttgcacgaaatgaaacgtggcgatttcctacctagataaagaaatggcactgtaatgacaggCAAAGTAGCACACTGGAGTACTTCGACTTTGATGCATTGAtaccttcccccctccccctctccctttgtgcgagaggactaggagtgaaggtatcaatgcatCAAAGTCGAAGTACTgcgaatgtgttactacgcctgtcattacagtgccattttcTTATCTAGGTAGGAAATCACCACGTTTTATTTTCTGCAACAACTTTTGGGTTTACTAGTCGTGCATggatgtttaaatagggaacacgtggaacaatttggtcacttctaacgtAAGGCACCTCATGCTGTCTGTatgcaaagctgagccaagcaaATGCTAACGCTGGGCCGCGCGCTCCgcgcgttgctgactgggggcgcgtccgaagacgAGACAGATCGGGAGCAGCTCATCTCacgtcagagaagaacacactttatttttgaaacacggtggactgttcctttaaggtcaCTGCATTGGCTCCCGGTGAGCTATAAAATTGATTTTAAGGTACCACTAATTGTGTTCAAATCAGAGGCATCTGCAGTCTTACAGTTTCACCTACTATTTAAACGAAGGGTGGTGAGGCGGCTTTTAGTTTTTACGCCTCAAGGCTCTGGAATCAGCAAANGTGCCCCATCTGTTCAATGTTTTAAGACCATACTGAAAAAAAGGAAGCTGTTTTCAGATGCCTTCTTAGATGTTTTCATGGGTTTTAGCTATTTTTTATCTGTTATTCTTTTTATCCTCCTGTTTTATTCCTGCCTTTTTATCTTGTTGTTATCTGCCTTTGTCATGTGTTTTTATCTTCTTTTACAGCGTGCCTTGCGCGGCTattgtttttatgcttttataCTTTTtgtcttccctctttcttttttttcgtctTGTTCTGTTTTGCATGGTTTGTAtctctttgtaaagcacattgaattgcttccatgtatgacatgcgctttagaaataaattgccttgcctGGCTTTGCCTATATCTGAATGCTGTTACACCATTAAATTGGTGAAAATAGGGATGTATCATATTACAGCATCTGTTCATATAAATGTCAcaactttgttttttgttttttctttgaatGAAGGAAACTAGAGGCTCTCCTACGTCAAGGCAGGGACTTGAGTAAGCTTGAAAAATTTGATATCAAAGAGCGTCACATCCACACGGACACATCTAAGCAGCAACTCATTCTGCTGCACCTGGATAGATCCTGGTTGAGCAAGGTATTTAAAAAGGACAAGGACTTCAGCTTTCCCAAAGACAAGTGTGAGAAACCAGCAGGTGGATCAACCGTCCAGATGGTGGGATGGAAGGAGACAGGCCTGGCCGTCGAACCCCAAGAACGTAAGTCATCATATCCCATAGCATGAACACTATCAAACGTAAGTCATCATATCCCATAGCATGAACACTATCAAACGTAAGCCATCACATCTCATAGCATGAAcactatcaaacacaagcaggtaattggagtgcttctgggtcttcaccctTTTCCCTGGGTACTCagcagtgtaggggctctcaaacttggtccaggtagacaaatgctgaggcactcaaggttgcaattttgtatttcttttttatatatataaaaaaggaataaattgcaaccttgagttcCTTAGCATTTGTCTACCTCAgcgtttcccaaacttttccccctgcgcacccccttgtacatttcattgtggtaagtgaatattttggtgtgctgatggccacgcaagtatggattcactgcgcattcactgcacattatgcacagttgttttgaataatcctcttttccaatagtctaggagttaaactacacttcagatgaaccctttcttccagcatacaatccaccaaactacttaatgttcattgatgctgtataagaactcacatatccacaagtgctctattcagctcgcgcacccccttatggcaggccacgcacccccaggggtgcacgcaccacagtttgggaaaccctggtctaccTGGACCACGCATGAACACTAGTAGTTGGGTTGACCATTCCTTTGGCAGAGGGAGTTCACTCGCTGGTGGTCACAGAGGGATACTGCCACTGGTTGGTGATCGCGGGCAAGTGAAAGATGATTGGGTGTCAATGAAGTTTCCTACAATCATATTGTTAATATTCAGTTTGAAGCTAGAACTAATAACAACtcattggaggtttttttttttttgagccaCTAGATCGATATGTACTGGGTCAGCAAGCGCaatttatgaggccaaatccataaacattagcagaatgctagcgagtacaggtcgaaatcttctgcccTGCTGGAAAAACTAAACACTTGGAAAAATTGCCAATACAGCCTCTTATAAAACACCAGCCATTTTACAagcagggtgtctgcaggttttaacaagtgaaattttagacttttttagaccttttttagaccaccatgggcaaaattttagaccttcgcggagcattaaaaaatgaaataaagccagattgcGGTCACttgacacgcacgcgcacgtacacacacacacgtgtgcgcgcggaagccgacaggggaggacaaaggggacagttgacccgggccctgagaaagaggggccccagaattgggacataattatattgtatttattgagaggggggccttttcagatgatttagtcccgggcccggtaaaagctgtcagcggctacacacacacacacacacacacacacacctgtgcatctgAATGAATGCAATAATGCATAATATAAGCATAAAGAGATGTCCCAaaatgaccagtgagaaggtgcaatgctcgctttcacaatttcaagtgaTCATACCAGCAATTGTGAACAgcctgtctttacattgcactgactgaggttttTAAATGTGAATAAGAATGTCATATGTGCAAGGAACACATCTATATCAAGAGAACCTAACCAAGATAGAACAACAGGACATGAGCTACCACCACTACTGTcataaaatgctgccataaaatgacgtttatttgtttcatctattggaggtgtccaagagaacGTCTTAAGGCGGTTAATactaataaaaattaaaaagtaaaaaaaaaaaagttagaatttttgaccaactcagcccttgccactcaatccaaagattcatgcCTTCCTATTCGCTTTAGGGggttgtaccagaggtctcacgcAAGCGAGGGTCGGGTGTAACCATTGACAGTAACCGGCATCCACACTCGGACAGCTCAAGAGAGCGCGAGGCTGCCACGGCGCGAGAGCCGATGCGCAGCTGGCTATTCAATATCTAGCGCTCCTTTGAACTACGTAGGCTTACCATATTTTCAAGCAGAATTATAACGTGAAGCTAAATGGTTATCAATTCAGAAGCAGCAGGCAAAGATAACACAAAACGGGGTTATAACAAATATAAACATCCATCGACAAAGCAGATATCTTATCCATTCGGTTAAATGAATTGCACAATATGTTTCATGGGCTTTGACTACTGAGGTGTTTCACACACTGACGGACCTAGAGGTAATGAGAAGTCTGTTCATACGACAACTtttgtgcgtggacatgaccATAACAGCCCAAATGTCCACCAATTTGCAAATTGCCACCACAGAACCAGTACAAAATACCAAGGCATCAAACAGCACACGCctacaacaaaggcacttccATGGTAAGAATTCGACTGTTAACTCGCTCGTAATttcagattagccacacacacactgtcgcttctctctttcgctcacacatacaatcaagcttcgccaacactgaggctaacaactacgctagacTGCTAAACCAAGGCCATAACAACACCTGACTATTTCATCACCACCGAAAGGACTAAAAATCACTTCTTCCCTGAAACGATTCACACTGGTGCTGACATATTACCTTGgcttgcactgtcacatttgtcttctgttttaaaTCAACACAATATTTCCTTCCTGGTAGAAATccgttctttttcaatgaggtggtgtgactgacttccctcattagttaacttcttccaggtgtttaAGACTGTCAAGTAGTCTAgttatctaatgtatggccaATGCAACGCCATTAATATCGCTTTTACAACAATGTCTCTAGACATAAACAATGTTCAGGTATAACATCACTAAAACGTGGGCTAGTAAAGAATGTCTCATCAGACTGCGcggtggaaggagaggaggagctacagtacatttccgtatcacatctgtagttttattattgtacgttgCACACAGCAACATGTCATACACAGACAATTACTGCCACAATACCAGAAAAAAACAGCGGTGTGGAAaaggacgtaaaaacaaagcgaaacaaaacaaatgaacattaatcctttgttgatattttgcattgaaacgtaggtcttaaattactcaaactcaattttagaccAAGAGTGCAAATATCCCTATATTTTAGAcgtttttaggcctaaaatggcaaatgtgtaattttagacttttttagacttttttagactccgcGGACACCCTGTACAAGGAACATTTTATTGATGAGATTTATGATTtctgactggaaattgcagtattATTTTAGCATTTAGCCCTATGGACTCCATTTTCAATTCCATTCTTTTCCACTTGCCCGCATTCACCAACTAGTGGCAACTAGGTGGAACTGTGGGATACAATGGGAACCAATTGGAGTGAAGcttctaccctactctactttcTCTTTTATTGGAATGAATGACAAGGCAACACAGCATCCTGTAGGTGGCAATAGCACAGGATTTGCCCGGTGgaatgttgatgattttggcctggtcctctcctcaatgtagtggtatcaatcCTGATGACGCTTGGTACTGCAGAGTTTTCCCAGTCAGattgaaatattcattttggaatattcaaatattcatgttgtggtcaaaatagcttgtaactTAATAGCTTGTAACTTAaaaattgtctctctcaatgcctggcagaccttgcctggttaacaccagacctataACAAGTGagattccgtagggggcagaatacttggctattatgacacactgtcctgctttctgattggacagagaaactgtaaaagtcggaatgcttggccattatgacacagggaccatgatcttgacCATTATGACTCATCCtcaccagactgtctttcagatcgaaacgattgtctAGAACTTAACCCTTTAGCGcagctctctgtaatgccatagcaatgttgttttgatgtagttaagcattttcaggaaGTGAATAGTGtcaccggcgaccccagctgcagtaagaggctacggcagtatgggagttcccaggctagtgatggaccagtcttggctgaaaatgcccggcctgatttccTCTCCCAGCTCAGCCCTGCCTGTATGCCTTCTTTAtgtccaacacgcacgcacagccttGATTTAGAATAGGACAAATATacccagtatacccacttcaaaaaatgctcaaatatacagtatacccaccacaaataagtagactacaccactgaccacacaaccaacatgatctccaaaaattccgtgctcctggacacggatgttaaggacatgaaatccgtgtccaggagcacggattttgccaaaattccgtgctcctggacacggaattgttttccgtgctcctggacacggaattattttccgtgatggacacacagaagtgctctctctatactaccACAGCTCTAtctttccacagtctttgacctgaGTCAAATATTTTtctccaaaaaaacatttttactgacaggttagggacagggttagggattgttttggtctgggcacagctagtattctttcattcattatatgaattcgatagcctatcaaccaactggaaaaggtatttctcaaaaatatgtctttaatgacaggttaaggttagggaatgctttggttagggcacaacttgaattgctatatcattattttgcttaggattagcatttggtatgtattttctaatgatagagttaacacagtgctgtggtaatatagaaagcacttccgtgtgcccatcatggaaaaaaaaatcagtgtttaGGAGCACATAATTTTGGCGAAATCTGTACtactgacacggatttcgtgtccttaacatccgtgtccaggagcacggaatttttggagatcaggctggaccaCAACATGGATAGGTGCCAAGAAGTCTGGCAACTAAGGACTGTATGCCATTGAACTATAATGTATGCCTTCTTTAtgtccaacacgcacacacagccttgaCCACCAATCCCACCCTGGCGTGCAAACAGCTGCCGGTTGCTGAGTGTCCAGACTTCTCCGAGTACAAGGACAAGGAGGGCGAGCTGGACAAGTCCTTCAGCTCCACAGAAATGGTGTGTGCAGGCACGGAGACCGACAACACCTGCAGCGTACGTTTTTTTTCACATCTTCAcatttcgcacgcacacacacacacacacacacacacacacacacacacacacacacacacacacacacacacacacacacacacacacacacacacacacacgttaaagcGCGTGCATATCCTGCAGCAAACATATCGCCGGCCTTTTCTAACAAAATGAAATGTTAAAGTTTCAAGCTTCTCAACATTACAACTTGGAATATGAATAATATCCCCTagtgatactctctctctctctctctctctctctctcactctctctctcctgctctctctctctctctctctctcactctctcacacacacacacacacactcgtgcacacacacacactcacacgcacacacccacatacagacaaacactctCACTCGCAAATTGTCTTTCATTTGATATGAAATGCCCACCACACCTACAGTATGCTTtacgtgtctgtctctctgaaaatctcctactttttttctttttcacacacacacacacacacacacacacacacacacacacacacaaacacacacacacacacaaacacacacaaaacacacacacacacacacacacacacacacacacacacacacacacacacacacacacacacacacacacacacacgcgcgcacacacacacagggagcagcAGGCGGTGGTATGGTCTACAAGGACATGTTGTACGGTGTGGTGAAGGGGAGCACCAAGGCCTCCTGCTCCGGGCCCATCAAGCTCACCAGCATCTGCCCCTACACCGACTGGATCCTCAGGATcacaaagatgaaaaaataagaaataaaagaaatacgggtaacactgtattttagggatacatctattagcactaatacatgcaatgttaatgcctgcaaaagtaacttgtaaggcatgtactaagcaattgctaaggcctactaggcccttactgaggttaaattggtaataaatcccttattgtgcatgaacaagacatttgcgaatacatgcctaacaaatgtttgattttgctttgtacatgccttacaagttactttgtatacgttgtatgtattagtgctaatagatgtatccctaaaataaagtgttaccgaaataagtccagcaggggtggggaacctacgtaTAGCCGCGTTCGGGATGGTGCATTGCTGCTTTTGAATGAAGGAAGctaaggacagcactcttcagacttTTTCCTcagtttattcgcctacgaatgTTTCTTGCTgacggggcagccatggcctagtggttaaagagttggtctttcaatcaaggggttgcaggctcgaatcccccctgacctctccctacatctccatccttggctgaagtgcccttgagcaaggcacctaaccccaaattgttccagggactgtaaccaataccctgaaaaataataactgtaagtcgctttgaataaaatgaaagcgtcagctaagagaaatgtaatgtaatgtaatgtaatgtaatgaagaagggctctgcctgaaACGTTCAATCTGAAGATTGattgttttatgtgggattcatcACCCAATTAAGAACTGTTACAATATTtaggcaaagtgtgcatgcgcgccGCACCGCAAAAGCAGCAATGCACCATCACGAACGCaacctatactcatgaacggccatccgggtacttagctcttaaatttgcgttgcgcccctttatgggtgaaaacaaattgaatgtcttattgacttacatgctacaccggctagcctaaatgaacacattcagccacggctgtttggctatattatttgaacagctggcaacacaacatgttttcggcatgttgcgcatgaacaacgctagtctacaggtccatatctttcgtttattaaaccccaacatcaccaattgacttgcatgggttgttttcccccacaaatgggcgtaacgtacatggaaaacgtcacgccgttcatgagtatgtctCAAGGTCATTTACGTTTACGTTGGCCCCTGATAGGATTTTAACGTTatgcaatttcacatgaaataggacatgttttgtaaagaaatcttagaaattacatttgcagtacaat
This Engraulis encrasicolus isolate BLACKSEA-1 chromosome 10, IST_EnEncr_1.0, whole genome shotgun sequence DNA region includes the following protein-coding sequences:
- the LOC134456397 gene encoding kallikrein-8-like; the protein is MSRCVLGQDDGAGAWPACSDLEAHHHVQLRVKGLHKRDKQVRCGGTLIGEEWVLTAAECDHPKLEALLRQGRDLSKLEKFDIKERHIHTDTSKQQLILLHLDRSWLSKVFKKDKDFSFPKDKCEKPAGGSTVQMVGWKETGLAVEPQEPLTTNPTLACKQLPVAECPDFSEYKDKEGELDKSFSSTEMVCAGTETDNTCSGSTKASCSGPIKLTSICPYTDWILRITKMKK